Proteins co-encoded in one Synergistes jonesii genomic window:
- a CDS encoding aspartate/glutamate racemase family protein translates to MKNIGIIGGVAWPSTIVYYRTINEEVARRLGGNGLHCAKLVLAQTDFEEVERNQVLGNWERVGELLSVEANKLKAAGADFFIIACNTVHTAMPYIDAKTDLPYIHIVDPAAQTALSKGYKTVGLLGSGYTIKGTYFTGRLRERYGLNVLLPEGEHRDNVHNALYKELAKGIFLPKTRAKFKAAIEDLVKRGAETIILGCTEFGMLVNEEDCPVPLIDTTIAHARAAVDRALQEN, encoded by the coding sequence ATGAAAAATATCGGAATCATTGGAGGGGTCGCATGGCCCAGCACTATCGTTTACTACCGAACGATCAACGAAGAGGTGGCAAGGCGCCTCGGAGGCAACGGCCTCCACTGTGCAAAGCTCGTACTGGCTCAGACGGATTTCGAGGAGGTCGAGCGCAATCAGGTCCTCGGAAACTGGGAAAGAGTGGGAGAATTACTTTCTGTAGAAGCGAACAAACTTAAAGCGGCAGGCGCTGATTTTTTCATCATAGCCTGCAACACCGTCCACACGGCGATGCCGTACATTGACGCAAAAACAGACCTCCCATACATACACATCGTAGACCCCGCGGCACAGACGGCGCTATCTAAGGGCTATAAAACCGTCGGTCTTCTCGGCAGCGGTTACACAATTAAGGGAACGTACTTTACAGGCAGGTTGAGGGAACGCTACGGGCTAAACGTACTGCTCCCTGAAGGAGAACACAGAGACAATGTTCACAACGCACTTTACAAAGAGCTTGCGAAGGGAATTTTTTTACCAAAGACGCGCGCTAAATTCAAAGCCGCTATTGAAGATTTGGTCAAGCGCGGCGCGGAAACAATCATCCTCGGCTGCACCGAGTTCGGAATGCTCGTCAATGAGGAAGACTGTCCTGTTCCGCTTATAGACACGACGATAGCCCATGCGAGAGCCGCCGTCGACCGTGCGCTTCAGGAGAATTAG
- a CDS encoding PucR family transcriptional regulator: MNYTVSDFLNTYEAKVKLIAGAGGVSRVIKDVGILDYELDKSLKGRYFYTSSFRDQLVLTTFLCAKDDPYMIGEGVKHLLKQGAAALAFRNVFRLSIPESAIRFADSRNFPIILINSMELYFEKIIYDVNRHAERMRNIGFQQDEINVLLSGNLSAGDARAHARLINPSFEDRFAAVYFKSGEYFGESEFEECFRRYERSPLNTLASTMCLYKNGAFLFYSSNDTSNSFGDAFAAQAMREIFPDVENLSAGISRTHFSLTEFSAGIREGLYAALLGRSLALPLLHYERLGAYEIIFPFAESLEMQEFRQRVLEPVSEYDAENRTNLLDTLRLYIASGCDMHKAALDAAQHENTIRYRLEKIATLTGLDFKIQPQMEELSLAIRIDTCIRLLQNEIV; encoded by the coding sequence ATGAACTATACCGTCTCAGATTTTCTGAACACTTATGAAGCTAAGGTGAAGCTCATAGCAGGAGCTGGTGGAGTTTCCCGCGTCATCAAAGACGTCGGCATCCTCGACTACGAGCTGGACAAGTCTCTCAAAGGCAGATACTTCTACACCAGTTCCTTCCGCGACCAGCTCGTCCTCACGACCTTCCTCTGCGCGAAAGACGACCCCTACATGATAGGCGAAGGCGTCAAACACCTCCTGAAACAGGGCGCCGCCGCTCTCGCGTTCAGAAACGTCTTCCGCCTGTCGATACCGGAATCGGCCATACGCTTTGCCGACTCCCGAAATTTTCCAATCATTCTCATCAACTCCATGGAGCTGTATTTCGAAAAAATAATCTACGACGTAAACCGCCACGCCGAACGCATGCGGAATATCGGTTTCCAACAGGACGAGATAAACGTACTGCTCTCGGGCAACCTATCCGCGGGCGACGCACGGGCGCACGCAAGGCTTATCAATCCTTCGTTTGAAGACAGATTCGCGGCTGTGTATTTCAAGAGCGGTGAATACTTCGGTGAAAGCGAGTTCGAAGAATGTTTCAGAAGATACGAGCGAAGCCCTCTGAACACGCTTGCGAGCACGATGTGCCTGTACAAAAACGGAGCCTTCCTTTTCTATTCGAGCAACGATACCTCAAATTCATTCGGCGACGCATTCGCCGCCCAAGCGATGCGGGAGATATTTCCCGACGTCGAAAATTTATCAGCTGGGATAAGCCGTACTCATTTCAGCCTTACAGAATTTTCCGCTGGTATCCGTGAAGGCCTGTACGCCGCGCTGCTTGGGCGGAGCCTCGCCCTGCCCCTTCTGCACTATGAACGCCTCGGCGCTTACGAGATCATCTTTCCTTTCGCCGAAAGTTTAGAAATGCAGGAATTTCGGCAACGCGTGCTCGAACCGGTGAGCGAGTACGACGCGGAGAACAGGACGAACCTGCTTGATACGCTTAGGCTTTATATCGCGTCTGGATGCGACATGCACAAAGCGGCGCTTGATGCCGCGCAGCACGAAAACACCATAAGGTACCGACTGGAAAAGATCGCCACGCTCACTGGGCTCGACTTCAAAATCCAGCCTCAGATGGAAGAGCTCTCCCTCGCGATAAGAATAGACACCTGCATTAGGCTCCTACAAAACGAAATCGTATAA